A genomic region of Thermococcus sp. contains the following coding sequences:
- the mre11 gene encoding DNA double-strand break repair protein Mre11: protein MKFAHIADVHLGFEQYRLPYRAEEFARAFREAIKRAVEEKVDFILIAGDLFHSSRPSPETLKDAMETLEIPKAKGIPVFAIEGNHDRTQRRVSAYHLLESLGLLNLVGIREERVESEYLTSERLGNKYLVKGVFEKGGRSVEIHGLKYMSAAWLEKNKLSDIFKPEGDAILMLHQGIKELIERMMGLIPESQRDYFELRMEDLPKGYPYYALGHIHRRFETNYDVGKLVYSGSLQRWDFGDYEIRYRWDGRTFKPKAGIEKGFYIVENWKPRFVELRVRPFIDVKIEADEETVKREVRRLAPKIPSDAFVRLDIKWERPFDVSAIRELLNVKYLYVRTRFERKLRAVKGGDVPRPSEYFSPLELKAIELAGEKKLENVDAVVELFLGGWNEENTEEPKEKPTKREKEEEKRKGKTPDLDAKPEEKTEKKSPKTKPGKGSNLLAWLGGGR from the coding sequence ATGAAGTTTGCCCACATAGCGGATGTTCACCTCGGCTTCGAGCAGTACCGCCTGCCCTACCGTGCAGAAGAATTCGCTCGGGCCTTCAGGGAGGCTATAAAGAGAGCGGTTGAAGAGAAGGTGGACTTCATCCTCATAGCCGGTGACCTCTTTCACTCAAGTAGGCCCAGTCCGGAAACCCTGAAGGATGCCATGGAGACCCTCGAAATCCCCAAAGCGAAGGGAATACCCGTCTTTGCAATAGAGGGCAACCATGACAGAACCCAGCGGAGGGTCTCGGCTTATCACCTTCTGGAAAGCCTGGGCCTGCTGAACCTCGTCGGAATTAGGGAGGAAAGGGTTGAGAGCGAGTACCTGACGAGTGAGAGGCTTGGAAACAAGTACCTCGTTAAGGGTGTCTTTGAGAAAGGTGGGAGGAGCGTTGAAATACACGGGCTCAAGTACATGAGCGCCGCGTGGCTCGAAAAGAATAAGCTAAGCGACATCTTCAAACCGGAGGGAGACGCGATTCTCATGCTCCATCAGGGGATAAAGGAGCTCATCGAGAGGATGATGGGGCTTATCCCCGAAAGCCAGAGGGACTACTTTGAGCTCAGGATGGAGGACCTGCCGAAGGGATACCCCTACTACGCTTTGGGCCATATCCACAGGCGCTTCGAGACAAACTACGATGTTGGAAAGCTCGTATATTCGGGCTCTCTTCAGAGGTGGGACTTTGGAGACTACGAGATTAGGTACCGCTGGGACGGGAGGACGTTCAAGCCGAAAGCCGGAATTGAGAAGGGCTTTTACATAGTGGAGAACTGGAAACCAAGGTTCGTCGAGCTGAGGGTGAGGCCCTTCATTGATGTCAAAATCGAGGCCGACGAGGAAACGGTTAAGAGGGAAGTGAGGAGGCTCGCCCCCAAAATCCCAAGTGACGCCTTTGTGAGGCTCGACATCAAGTGGGAGAGACCCTTTGACGTCTCAGCTATTAGGGAGCTATTAAACGTTAAGTACCTCTACGTAAGGACGCGCTTTGAGAGGAAGCTCAGGGCCGTTAAAGGTGGAGACGTGCCGAGGCCGAGCGAGTACTTCTCACCCCTTGAACTCAAAGCAATCGAGCTGGCTGGAGAGAAGAAGCTGGAAAACGTTGATGCCGTCGTCGAACTGTTTCTTGGGGGATGGAATGAGGAAAATACCGAGGAACCTAAGGAAAAGCCCACAAAGAGGGAGAAGGAA